The Oscillatoria sp. FACHB-1407 genomic sequence TGATAATAACAATGACGGAGAAACTGATTTTCGTCATTGGATAACTAGAACCTATGATCGTCAGGGGCATGAACTAACATTCACTTTTGCATTTGATGATAACGGTGATGGGAGAGCCAATTATCTCTTGTCAACAACTAAAACTTATGATCGTCACGGGAATGAGTTAACAGTTATTAATGCAGTGGATGATGATGGGGATGGCAGTATTGATACTCGTGATTCAGTAACTAAAACCTATGATTCTCAGGGGCGTGAGTTAACGTCAGTAGCTACAACTGATTATGACAACAATGGCAGCATTGATGCTTGGTTTTCAACCACTAGAACCTACGATCGCCAAGGACATGAGTTAACTTCAGTTGATACGAATGATTTTGACGGTGATGGCAACATCAACTCTCGCTTTTCAACTACTAGAACTTACGATCGCCAAGGACATGAGTTAACTTTCGTTAGAGAGTTAGATGATGGTGCAGACGGCAGCATTGAGGCTCGCTACTCGACAACTAAAACGTATGATCGTCAAGGGCATGAGTTAACGACATTAAATACGAATGATCATGATGGCGATGGCAGGGTTGATGATCTTTATTTAACGACTAGAACCTATGATCGCTGGGGACATGAGCTAACGCTGGTTAATGCTGCTGACTTTGATGGGGATGGGCGAATCGACTCTCGTGAGTCAATGACTAAAACATACGACCGTCAGGGACATGAGTTGAGCTATGTTCAAGAATACGATTCTGATGGGGATGGGCGAATCGACTCTCGTGAGTCAATGACTAAAACATACGACCGTCAGGGACATGAGTTGACCTCTATCTCTACCGCTGATGACGACGGGGATGGAAGGCTGAATTCTCGCTACTCAACCACTAAAACCTACGACCGTCAAGGACATGAATTAACCTCTATCTCTACTGCTGATAACAACGGGGATGGAAGAATTGACTCTTCTGAATCAGTCACTAGAACCTACGATCGTCAAGGGCGTGAGTTAACCTGCACTCGTACTAACTATAACGAGAATGGAAGAATCGGTTATCGTGAGTCAGTTACTAGAACCTACGATCGCCAAGGGCATGAGTTAACGGTAGTATCTGTGCAGGATGATGCTGGTGATGGAATTATTGAGTACCGTCAATCAACAATTAACACCTATGACAGACAGGGCAATCAGCTAACATCTACCTATACAGTTGATTCTGACGGTAATGGCACTATTGATTATCTGTCTGAAACAATTTTCACGTATAACAATCTCAGCCCTGTCAGCAGAAGGACATTTAGTCAGGGGACACTTGATATGGGAGTGATTAGCTTAGGCCAACTGAATCAAGCTAGACCAGTCTCGTTTGAAGATAGATTGCCAAATCAATTCGCTGCATTAGATCCACTCCATGCCCAATTTAATAGGGTTGGTGTTTCAATTGACTTACACCCTTGAGGATAGAGCCGTTGCCGATTAGATAGTCACAAATCATAGGGTGAGCATCGCCCACAAACCCTGAAGTCAGAGCTTTTGCAAAAGGTGAGCAGTGCCACCCTACCGAGAATTGCTGTAACTGCAACAGCTTCATCCGCAAGACGGTTCAAGTATCATCATTTCCCCACTCTTCGTGACCAATTAGATCGCCAATGTGATCACGCGGCAAAAAATCATTCTCCTCCAGTTCTCGCTCAACGTCTTCCCACTCCTGTACGGGGATGTATTTGTAGAGGGTATAAATGGGCTGGTGACGGCTGACCA encodes the following:
- a CDS encoding DUF4327 family protein, whose translation is MPSSSRYSLAVIQDEVRYLVQRDLVSRHQPIYTLYKYIPVQEWEDVERELEENDFLPRDHIGDLIGHEEWGNDDT